In the genome of candidate division KSB1 bacterium, one region contains:
- the hisS gene encoding histidine--tRNA ligase — MEIIKPSLPKGTRDFLPEQMLRRQLVMNTIRSIFEKYGYEPLETPSIETLEVLSGKYGEEGEQLIFKVLKRGTGIEKVGRSITQFTISRLSDIVEEALRYDLTVPLCRVVAMYQNEITLPFKRYQMQPVWRGDKPQKGRYREFYQCDADTVGSSSMLADAETIALIHEILTTLGFNKFKIRINNRKILSGIVEYAGVEAVRGNEVCIAIDKLEKIGIDGVRQELQERDISLSAINKILPILEITGPAKNVLSDITTFLKDSAIGLEGINELNELIGYIADLGIPSENYAIDLYLARGLTYYTGPIYESVVEQPSIGSLTGGGRYDQLVGMFLGTDIPATGTTIGIERIIDVMTELNMFPESRTRTQVLVTIFDENTKKASLAIARQLRAAGINTEIFFEAGGLKKQFKYANRKGIPFVVVLGPEEIQNNLISLKNMNSGEQTNVTLEQMINLLKQF, encoded by the coding sequence ATACCATTCGATCCATCTTCGAAAAATATGGTTATGAGCCGCTTGAAACGCCTTCAATTGAAACGCTGGAGGTCCTTTCAGGAAAATATGGTGAAGAGGGTGAACAATTGATCTTTAAGGTGCTCAAACGTGGCACAGGAATAGAGAAAGTGGGTCGATCGATCACTCAATTTACCATTTCACGGCTTTCTGATATTGTTGAAGAGGCGTTGCGCTACGACCTAACTGTGCCGCTATGTCGCGTGGTGGCTATGTATCAGAACGAAATTACCCTTCCGTTCAAACGGTATCAGATGCAGCCGGTTTGGCGGGGCGATAAGCCGCAAAAGGGACGATATCGCGAGTTCTATCAATGCGATGCCGATACCGTCGGCAGCTCCTCGATGTTGGCTGATGCCGAAACCATCGCATTGATCCATGAGATCCTAACAACTTTGGGTTTCAACAAATTCAAAATTAGGATCAATAATCGCAAGATATTATCCGGGATTGTGGAATATGCTGGCGTAGAAGCGGTGCGCGGTAATGAAGTTTGCATCGCCATTGATAAGTTGGAAAAAATCGGGATTGATGGAGTCCGGCAAGAGTTGCAGGAGCGCGATATTTCCCTATCGGCCATCAATAAGATTCTGCCCATTTTAGAAATCACAGGACCAGCCAAAAATGTATTGAGCGATATAACCACATTTTTGAAAGATTCCGCTATTGGCCTGGAGGGGATCAATGAGCTTAATGAACTGATCGGATATATAGCAGATTTAGGCATCCCATCAGAAAATTATGCCATCGATCTGTATTTGGCGCGGGGACTGACTTATTACACTGGTCCGATCTATGAATCTGTGGTAGAACAACCGAGCATTGGCTCTCTGACGGGCGGCGGTCGCTATGATCAGTTGGTTGGGATGTTTCTCGGGACCGATATCCCAGCAACAGGAACCACCATTGGCATCGAGCGCATCATCGATGTCATGACCGAGCTGAATATGTTCCCCGAGTCACGCACCAGAACTCAGGTCCTGGTAACGATATTCGATGAGAACACAAAAAAGGCCAGTCTGGCTATTGCCCGGCAGTTACGAGCTGCCGGCATCAACACTGAAATATTTTTCGAAGCTGGCGGTTTAAAAAAGCAATTCAAGTATGCCAATCGGAAGGGTATTCCGTTCGTGGTGGTCCTAGGGCCGGAGGAGATCCAGAACAATCTGATTTCACTCAAAAATATGAACTCGGGCGAACAAACCAACGTCACCCTGGAACAAATGATAAATTTGTTAAAGCAGTTTTAG